A genomic region of Clostridia bacterium contains the following coding sequences:
- the rbfA gene encoding 30S ribosome-binding factor RbfA, translated as MSYRTQRVTEEMKREIAAIIKEELKDPRVGFVTVTGVEITPDYRYAKVFVSVYGSDEEVNQALEGLEKASGFIRKEVGRRIKLRYTPELSFRFDESIRHGAKIAEILADMQEKEGKD; from the coding sequence ATGAGTTATCGCACACAACGGGTAACGGAAGAAATGAAGCGGGAGATAGCCGCTATCATCAAGGAAGAGCTCAAAGATCCACGGGTTGGTTTTGTGACCGTAACCGGCGTGGAAATCACTCCCGACTACCGCTACGCTAAAGTGTTTGTGAGTGTATACGGCAGTGACGAGGAGGTTAACCAAGCCCTTGAAGGTTTGGAGAAAGCCAGCGGCTTTATCCGTAAGGAAGTAGGCCGGCGGATTAAGTTGAGATATACACCGGAGCTTTCCTTCCGGTTTGATGAATCCATTCGTCACGGAGCCAAGATTGCTGAGATATTGGCAGACATGCAGGAGAAGGAAGGTAAGGATTGA
- a CDS encoding bifunctional oligoribonuclease/PAP phosphatase NrnA, which yields MLARIGEALSRVKGALITAHERPDGDAIGSAIALDMALRYLGIRTVVMLSDPVPDMYRFLKGTESILMPSSLGWKPEAVVALDSTEWDRVGEFIHQYLPGTVTINIDHHASNREFADLNWVDINAAATGEMVLDLIEYLQVPIDMDAATALYTAMATDTGFFQHGNTTAKVLSKCARLAELGANPHFISEQIHEYKSFESLKALGFALSSIQLSPKGSVAWIGLSLADMERLKVKEEELEGFVNYPRSIKGVEVGILFRQVETNKVRVGLRSRGQVDVSAIAQAFGGGGHYRAAGCTVAGDLDEVIEEVVKLCCQRAGEF from the coding sequence ATGCTGGCAAGGATTGGCGAAGCATTGAGCCGGGTCAAAGGGGCTTTGATTACCGCCCATGAAAGACCTGACGGTGATGCCATCGGATCTGCCATAGCGCTGGACATGGCTTTAAGATATTTGGGGATTCGCACCGTGGTCATGCTGTCTGACCCGGTGCCGGACATGTACCGTTTCCTTAAAGGCACGGAAAGCATTCTGATGCCTTCCTCCTTGGGGTGGAAGCCTGAAGCCGTGGTAGCTCTGGACAGCACGGAATGGGATAGAGTGGGAGAATTCATCCACCAGTACCTGCCCGGTACGGTCACGATCAATATCGATCACCATGCCAGCAACCGGGAGTTTGCCGACCTGAACTGGGTGGACATTAATGCTGCCGCAACAGGCGAAATGGTTTTGGACCTCATCGAGTATCTTCAAGTTCCCATTGACATGGATGCGGCTACGGCCCTCTATACCGCCATGGCAACGGATACGGGTTTCTTTCAGCACGGCAATACGACGGCTAAAGTGCTGTCTAAATGTGCCCGGCTGGCGGAGTTAGGCGCCAATCCCCATTTTATCAGTGAACAGATCCATGAATACAAGTCTTTTGAGAGCCTGAAAGCTTTAGGATTCGCCCTGAGTTCCATTCAGCTTTCACCTAAAGGTTCTGTAGCCTGGATCGGTTTGTCCTTGGCAGACATGGAACGGCTGAAGGTGAAAGAAGAAGAACTGGAAGGATTTGTAAATTATCCCAGATCCATTAAAGGGGTGGAGGTAGGGATTCTCTTTCGACAGGTAGAGACCAATAAAGTAAGGGTAGGTTTGCGCTCCCGCGGGCAGGTTGATGTCAGTGCCATAGCCCAAGCCTTCGGTGGGGGAGGGCATTACCGGGCGGCGGGTTGTACTGTGGCGGGGGACTTGGATGAAGTCATTGAAGAAGTAGTAAAACTGTGCTGCCAGCGAGCAGGTGAGTTTTAG
- the truB gene encoding tRNA pseudouridine(55) synthase TruB — translation MDGFINLLKPPGMTSHDVVAWCRRLFNQRKIGHAGTLDPGVTGVLPIALGKGTRLLEYFLDSDKSYRCEIILGVETTTQDLYGDVLSQNQVSREQLERFPHVLREFLGEQLQVPPMVSAVRWQGKRLYDLAREGTKVAVPPRRVRIAEITLLEVQFAEPPYRALFDVTCSKGTYIRTLCHDLGRKLGCGASLSFLVRTRTGPFKLEEARTLEEIQAGWEKGDKSFLVPLTGLLPFPRQRIGADLVTAVRQGKRIPWDAVSGESISPRQLVQLEDAAGLVAVAQVVYHQQRAFLQPRKVIR, via the coding sequence GTGGATGGGTTCATTAACCTGTTAAAACCGCCAGGCATGACCTCCCACGATGTGGTGGCCTGGTGCCGGCGCTTATTCAACCAGCGAAAAATAGGCCATGCCGGCACCCTGGATCCGGGCGTTACCGGTGTGCTGCCCATAGCATTGGGAAAAGGCACCCGTTTACTGGAGTATTTTCTCGACAGTGACAAAAGCTATCGTTGTGAGATCATCCTGGGAGTGGAAACTACCACCCAAGACCTGTACGGGGATGTCCTGTCCCAAAATCAGGTTTCCCGGGAACAGTTGGAACGGTTTCCTCATGTCCTGCGGGAGTTTTTGGGGGAGCAGCTTCAGGTTCCCCCCATGGTGTCTGCCGTGCGCTGGCAGGGAAAAAGGTTGTATGACCTCGCCCGGGAGGGGACCAAGGTTGCCGTTCCCCCCAGGCGGGTCCGCATAGCTGAGATCACGTTGCTGGAAGTACAATTTGCAGAGCCCCCGTATAGGGCACTTTTTGATGTAACCTGTTCTAAAGGCACCTACATCCGCACCCTCTGTCACGATCTGGGGCGGAAGCTGGGGTGCGGGGCGAGCCTGTCTTTTCTGGTGCGCACCAGGACAGGCCCGTTCAAATTGGAAGAGGCAAGAACGTTGGAAGAAATACAGGCCGGCTGGGAAAAGGGGGACAAAAGTTTCTTGGTCCCTTTGACCGGGTTGCTGCCCTTTCCCAGGCAACGGATTGGGGCAGACCTGGTTACTGCCGTCCGGCAGGGAAAACGGATTCCATGGGATGCCGTAAGCGGGGAGTCAATTTCGCCCCGCCAGCTGGTACAATTAGAAGATGCAGCCGGATTGGTTGCCGTGGCCCAAGTAGTCTACCATCAACAGCGAGCTTTTTTACAACCCAGGAAAGTCATTAGATGA
- a CDS encoding riboflavin biosynthesis protein RibF, producing MEILRALPDTPILDRTVIALGNFDGVHRGHQALIARTVQLAREIQGQSVVLTFDPHPLQLLRPEEPVKLILTTERKSKRIAQLGADILLLLPFTRELALTAPDDFGTMIFQALRPAVIVVGFNY from the coding sequence ATGGAGATTCTTCGTGCTTTACCGGATACGCCTATATTAGACAGAACTGTTATTGCACTGGGGAATTTTGACGGAGTGCACCGGGGGCATCAGGCATTGATCGCCCGGACGGTGCAGCTGGCGCGGGAAATACAGGGACAAAGCGTAGTGTTGACTTTTGATCCTCATCCCCTGCAGCTTTTGAGACCGGAAGAACCGGTCAAACTTATTCTTACTACGGAACGTAAAAGCAAGAGAATAGCCCAGTTGGGCGCTGATATACTATTATTACTCCCGTTTACACGGGAGCTTGCTTTAACGGCGCCGGATGATTTCGGGACCATGATTTTTCAGGCCCTAAGGCCGGCGGTCATCGTCGTCGGTTTTAATTACA